A window of Mercenaria mercenaria strain notata chromosome 16, MADL_Memer_1, whole genome shotgun sequence contains these coding sequences:
- the LOC128549593 gene encoding C-type lectin domain family 17, member A-like, translating to MSVSNRMYVFLVYFRAPMTVPTQNPQTQTNTASCSPGWIMYHGSCYFFHTNIRYRWRDANSFCSAHQTHLVNIETTEEDHFLKKESSKRIPLLNGAYSDTGVWVGGSDDAIEGRWEWIDGFSHTSKPIQGYSNWYRGEPDSGDGEHEEDCMCLVGEKGFQWQDYHCSKHMFFICESST from the exons ATGTCAGTCTCTAACAGGATGTATGTTTTCCTCGTATATTTTAGAGCGCCAATGACTGTACCGACACAGAACCCTCAAACCCAAACAAATACTGCAA GTTGTTCTCCTGGTTGGATAATGTATCATGGATCTTGCTACTTCTTCCACACAAACATCCGGTATAGATGGCGCGATGCAAAT TCATTCTGTTCAGCACACCAAACACATTTGGTAAATATTGAAACCACCGAGGAAGACCATTTCCTTAAGAAAGAATCTTCAAAGAGGATTC CATTGTTGAATGGGGCTTATTCAGACACTGGTGTATGGGTAGGCGGAAGTGATGATGCCATTGAAGGACGCTGGGAATGGATAGATGGTTTCAGTCACACAAGCAAACCGATACAAGGATACAGTAACTGGTATCGTGGTGAACCGGATTCAG GTGATGGAGAACATGAAGAAGATTGTATGTGCTTAGTTGGAGAGAAAGGTTTTCAATGGCAAGATTATCACTGCAGCAAGCATATGTTCTTTATATGCGAATCCTCTACGTAA